The following DNA comes from Gordonia zhaorongruii.
CGGCGGTGCGGTTCCCCTGCCGGTCGAGCCGGGATCGATCACCGAACAGCCCGAACTTCAGGACGTGAAGCTGACAGTCGGATCGAAGGACTTCACCGAGCAGGTGATCCTGGGCTACATTCTCGAGTTCGCGTTATCGGCAGCAGGCGCCGACGTCCGGGATCTGACCAACATCCAGGGCTCGAACTCGGCTCGGGACGCCATGCTCGCCGGTCAGGTCGACCTTGCGATCGAGTACACGGGCACCGGCTGGATCAACTATCTCGGCAATGAGAAGCCGATCCCCGGTGCGCAGGAGCAGTTCGACGCGGTTCGCGACGAAGACCTGAAGCAGAACGACGTCGTGTGGATGAACGTCGCACCGCTCGACAACACGTATGCGCTGGCCGTGAATCAGCGGAATCAGCAGAAGACCGGCGTGCACACGCTCTCGCAGTACGCCGACTTGGTGAAGCGTGATCCGGGCGCCGCGAGCACCTGCCTCGAAACCGAGTTCCGCAGCCGCCAGGACGGGTTCCCCGGTATGGCTGCCGCATACGGTTTCAATCCGGGCGCGGCGCACACTCAGATTCTTCAGACCGGAATCATCTACCAGGCCACCGCGAACGGCAATTGCGCGTTCGGCGAGGTCTTCACCACCGATGGACGGATCAAGGCGCTGGACCTCGCCCTGCTCGAGGACGACAAGAGCTTCTTCCCCAATTACAACGCCGCACTGACGATGCGCAAGGAGACGGCGGACGCCTATCCGATCCTGCGTCAGGTGACCGCGCCGGTGATGAGCGCGCTCACGTCCGAGGAGATCAGCGAACTCAATCGGCAGGTCGACGTCGAAGGGATCGAACCCGCCGAAGTGGCGCGCGACTGGATGGTCGCGAAGGGATTCGTCACCATCTGAGCCGACTCCGCGCGCGGACCGGAGCAGTCGATCGCGGAGCGCGGTGAGCATATGCTGAAACGTGATGGGCGCCACTCATCCGATGTGTAAGGTCGCAATCAATTGCAGGAGAGGAGTCCCGGTGGACTTGTTGAAGTGGAGTAAGCGCCCAGCAGCCGGCGTCGAGGCGAAGACACCGACCGCGAACATCGTGCGGGGGCTGCTGGCACGAGCGACCACGCCGCTGCTGCCTGACGACTACCTCCACTTGATCAACCCACTGTGGTCGGCACGTGAGCTGCGCGGGGAGATCCTCGATGTGAAGCGGGAGACCGAGGACTCGGCCACTGTGACCATCCGGACCGGGTGGGGCTTCCCGTCGTCGTACCAAGCGGGCCAGTACGTGGGGATCGGACTGCAGGTCGAGGGCCGCTGGCATTGGCGGTCGTACTCGCTGACGTCGATCGGTGATGCCGTCGACGACGTGATCACCATCACCGTGAAGGCGAACCCGGACGGCTTCCTCTCGACGCACCTGGTGGATGGCGTCGCACGCGGTACCGTCATCCGCCTGGCCGCCCCGAAGGGCGACTTCCATCTGCCCGAGCCGCTGCCCGACAAGATCCTGTTCGTCACAGCGGGAAGCGGAATCACGCCGGTGATGGCCATGCTGCGGTCCATCAAGGCGCAGTCCGCAGCAGTGGACATCGTCCACATCCATTCGGCGCCCAGCAAGGACGACGTCATCTTCCGCGACGAGCTCGAGAGCCTGAGCGCGGACATGGCATCGTACGACCTGCGGCTGCAGATGACGCGCGAGCAGGGCAAGTTCGACACGGCCGAACTCGAGGACCGGGTTCCCGACTGGCGGGATCGGATCTGCTGGGCCTGCGGCCCCGTCGCACTTCTGGACTCGGTGGAGAATCATTACTCCGCAGCCGACATGCGGGACCGCCTGCACATCGAGCGGTTCGCGATCGCGCGCACCGACGTCGGCGGTGAGGGCGGCACCGTCACCTTCACCAAGTCCGGCAAGTCGGCGGAGATCGACAGCGCGACGACGATTCTCGAAGCCGGCGAGGAACTCGGCGTGCAGATGCCCTTCGGTTGCCGAATGGGCATCTGTCAGACATGCGTAGTACCGCTCGCCGGCGGCTACGTGCGAGACCTGCGCAGTGGAGACGAGCACCGCGAAGGCGAGCGGATCCAGACGTGCGTCAGCAGTGTCTCCGGCGAATGCACCATCGACCTGTAAGGAGGCGAAATGGCAATCACTGACATCGATCAGTATGCACACCTGACCGAAGCGGACGTCGAGGCTCTCGGTGCCGAGTTCGACAAGATCCGTCGTGACATCGAGGAGTCACGAGGAGAGGAAGACGCTCGGTACATCAGGCGTGCTATCGCCCTGCAACGCGGGTTGGCGGCGAGCGGCCGCGTCGCCCTGATGTTCAGTAACCGGAAGTCGGCCTGGGTCATCGGCACGGCGGCCCTGGGCGCGGCCAAGATCATCGAGAACATGGAGCTCGGCCACAACGTCATGCACGGCCAGTGGGACTGGATGAACGACCCGGAGATCCATTCATCCTCCTGGGAGTGGGACAGCACCTGCCCCAGCGTGCAATGGAAGCACTCCCACAACTTCGTGCACCACAAGTACACGAACATCGTCGGCCTCGACGACGATGTGGGCTACGGAATTCTGCGAGTCACCCGGGACCAGCCGTGGGAGTGGTGGAACATCGGGAACACCTTCTACAACCTGATGCTCGGCACATTCTTCGAGTTCGGCGTCGCGCTGCACCATGTGGAGACCGAGAAGCTGCGGAACAAGCAGAAGACGCTCCGGCAGGCGTGGAAGGATCTCCGGATCATCGGACGCAAGGTGGGCAAACAGGCCACCAAGGACTACCTGGTGTACCCGGTGCTGTCCGGGCCGAACTGGAAGACGACGATCACCGCGAACGTCACGGCCAACATCATCCGGAACTACTGGACGTACATGGTGATCTTCTGCGGTCACTTCCCGGACGGGGCGGAGAAGTTCACCGTCGAGGAGTACGAGACCGAGGATCAGGCGCGCTGGTACCTGCGGCAGATGCTGGGCTCGGCCAATATCAATGCCGGGCCGGTGATGCGGTTCGCAACCGGAAATCTGAGCCATCAGATCGAGCATCATCTGTACCCGGACCTGCCGAGCAACAGGTACGAGGAGATCGGCGTACGGGTACGCGCATTGTGCGAGAAGTACGACCTTCCGTACACGACGGGATCGATCTTCGTTCAGTACGGACAGTCGTTCCGCACGATCGCGAAGCTGGCACTGCCGAATGCCTTCCTGAAGGCGACGGCGGACGACGCTCCGGAGACCGCATCCGAACTGCGCTTCGCCGTCCGCGAGGGCGTCCAGCAGCAGTTCGGCGTCGATCCGGCCACCGGCAGGCGACGCGGCTTGCGGACGGCTCTGCGTGAACTGAAGGAGATGCCGGTACAAGCCGCCGGTTGACGCCTCACCCGCACGGGCTCTCAGACGACACTTCGTCGTTCTCGGGAGTCCGTGCGAGTCTGCCATCCCGATCGTTGGAGTGCGGGAACGTCATCGTCCGCCTCGGGGTACCCGATGCACAGGTACGCGACGAGAGCCCAGTCGTGAGGTACGGCCAGGGCAGCTGTGACGTCGTCGGGGTCGAGGATGGACACCCAGCCGACGCCCACACCTCTGGCGCGCGCCGCGAGCCACAGGGTCGAGACAGCTGTCGCGACCGAGTACTCCATCGTCTGCGGCATGGTGCGCCGACCGAGGCCGTGCCCCTGTTCGCTGTCCGGGGAGCAGAGCACAGCCAGGTGAATCGGTGCATCACGCAGTCCTGACAGTTTGAGTGTCGCGTATCTTCGGGCGCGGTCTCCTCGATATCCCTTGAGCGCCTCCGCATTGCATCGCTCGAACGACGCGGCGACCTTCTCCCGCGGTGCCGTCGACCGGACCTCGACCCAGCGCCACGGCTGACTGTTTCCCACCGACGGCGCGAGTTCGGCCGAATCAAGCATCTCGTCGAGGAGCCCGGGTTCGATCGGCTCCGTCCGGAATCGGCGCACGTCGCGTCGCCACCGCAGCAGCTCGTCGAATTCCGCGATGAAGTCCGTCTCGAAAGCCTTACGGTGCATCATCATCTGACCGTACTGCCATCGATGAATCCCGAGGTGAACTCGGTTACGGCGCGAGCGCGCTCCCAGCCGTCAGCTGCCACTGCCCGGCGGACAGGCTGCCGGTCATCTCATACGTTCGGTCGTACCCGGTGGAGCTGATACGCCAATCGCCATCGCCGGCCCGCCGGTACGTGTCGCGATAGAACGCGGCACCGATGATCATGACGTCGTAGTCGGGAACGATCACCCGATCTTGGAGGTACCAGGTGCCGGTCGCGGTATCTCCGTCGATGCGGATGATCGGATGATCCACGCGATGCTCGGTGATCATGGTCCCGCTCATCGCCTTCCGGAAGTACGCCAGAACCGAGGCTCGATCGGTGAACACCAGGGGTGTGCCCTTGACCTTCGTTCCGTAGTCGGTGCGGACGTCTTCGGTGAGCGTGCGTTCGAGACCGTCCCAGTCCTTGGTGTCCACCGCACGCAGGTAGCGGTATTTGAGTTCCTCGATGTCGCGGAGGTCGTCGTGGAGACTCATCACAGATCGGGAAGGGGCAGCTCGAAGTTCGGGGCGCCGATACCGCCGTCCACCTCGATCACCTTGCCGGTCAGATAGGCGCCGGCCGGACTCGCCAGGAAGACAGCAGTTCCGGCTACCTCGTCGGGATCGCCCAGCCGCCGCAGCGGAGTCTGCCCTTCGATAGCTCCGCGCATCTCGTCGTCCGCCGCCACGTAGCTGAGGGCGGAGGTCAGTACCGCACCGGGCGCGATCGCGTTGACCCGGATGCGAGGCGAGAGGTCTGCCGCCGCCAGCCGAGTGTAATGCGCCACGGCCGCCTTGCTCGTTCCGTAGGCGAGGAAGCCGCGACCGGCTAGGCGTCCGATCGCCGACGACACGTTGATGATCGAGCCTCCGTCCGCGTTCTTGAGTATCTCCGGTACGGCGGCGACGGTGAGCGCGTGGGTTGTGCCGACATTGAACGAGAACGCGGATTCCAGATCCGCGACGCTCGTGTCGAGAAAGGGCTTGGGCATCGCGCCGCCGACGTTGTTGACCACGATGTCGACACGGCCGAGTTCCTGCATCGCGGTGCCGACGAGACCGGCCGGATCGTCTTTCGAGAGATCGAGGGGAACCTGGACTGCGCGCCGTCCCGCTGCCTCGATCCCAGCGGCGACGTTCTCAAGGTCCGCGGTGGTGCGCGCCGAGATGACGACGTCTGCACCTGCCTGAGCGAGGCCGATCGCGATCGCCGCGCCGAGGCCGCGCCCGGCACCCGTCACGATCGCGGCTTTGCCGTCGAGCTGGAACTTGTCGAGCACTTAACACCTCTTGCACGTCGGGTATTCGGTCACGAACCGCCGCCGAGAAACGGGCGCGGTCCGGATTCGATTGTGCACGTGCCCCGGCTCGGGCACGTTGCATTCGCAAGACCTGGCACCGAGCTGACCGCACGACCCCTGGACCGGGGCTACGAGCGCACGCTGGACTCGATCAAACCGCGGCGCATCTCGTCGAGGATGCCCTGGATGATCGACGACTCGAACATCGCCGCCGGATAGAGAATCTCGATGCTGCCGGCTGAACCGTCCAGTGGTGGAACCACCGACACGTGAAGGTCGCAATGCGCCAGGTCGACCGGCAGAGGAGTGATCGTCCAGCCCATGGACGCGGCCACCGAGGAGTACGGCTCATCGACCGTCAGCATCACCTGGAACAGCGGGTGGCGGTCGGAGTCGTGCGGTCCGAGCCCGTCGACGACGTCGGTGAAGGCAGTTGCGGAATGGGCGAATGCGTCGTTCTCCGACTCGTGTACTGCTTCGATCGTCTCGCTGCGAGTGGCGCCGATCTTGCAAGCGACGCACACGGTGTTCACGAACATGCCGACCACGTCGCTCCACCGCGCGTCGTCACGACCGGATGTCAGCGCACCGATGTGGATCACCTCGTCGCCCGTGCGTGCGGCGAGGACCTCCGCTAGCGTCGATCGCAACACGGTCAGGGTCGGCACCCGATGGAAATGCGCCGCACTCTGAACCTCGGACCAGACGTCCGTCGGCAGGTCGATTCGGGAGCGTGCTGCTGCGGGACGCCAATCCTGCGGCCGATCGTCGACGGGCACGAGGGCCAGACATCGATCAGTGTCGACCGTCCGTGTGAAGTATGCGATGTCGGCCGTGCGACGCTCCTCCGCCCGCGCTCGCGCGAACTCTGCGTAGTCGACGTACCCGAGCGCCGGGGGAGGAGCGTCGAGGTGCAGCAGCTCGGACAGCAGCAAACGCAGGGATGCCCCGTCGACTGCGAGGTGGTGAAAACAGAGAACGATGTGCGTGGCACCGCCGTCACCGGGAGCGACGCCGATCCGGAACGGGTAGCGCTCCGCCACCCGGATCGGCCGGTGTGCGAATCGACGTGCCCAATCCGGGGTTGCGATGTCTATCGCATCGACCGACCACCGGCTCGGATCCGCATCCGGATCGATACTGAAGAATCCGTCGTCGGTCGTGATACTGCGAAGCATCGCCTGTCGGCTGATCAATGCGCCGATCCCGGCTTCGAGCGTGGCCCGATCGAGCGCCATCGGCACCGTGATGCGAAGTGCGACGAGATGATCCACACCGGCACGCCGTGAGAACACGTTCCGTTGCGCGGGCGCGATCGGGACCCGCTGTGCACATCCGGACTCCGTCGTCACAGGTGCTGACGGTTGCATCTGCCCACGGTGGGTCGCCAGCAACGCCAACGCGCGCGGCGTAGCTGCGGTGAAGACGTCCCGCACACCGATCTGCGCGCCGAACGCTCTACCGGTCTCTGCGGCCACGGCCGTAGCGGTGAGCGAGTCGCCGGCGAGGTCGAAGAAATCGTCGTCGATGCCGATCGGGCTGATCCCCAGCGCGGATTCGAAGGCCGCGACGGTCCTGGCCTGATCGTCGTCTTCGGGTCCCGGCTGTCCGGTTCGCTCGATCACCGCGGGAGCTGGAAGCCTGCCCCGATCGACTTTGCGGTTCACCGTCAACGGAAGCTCGTCCAAGACAGTGACTCCCGAGGGCACCGAGGCGGGGCCGACCATGCCGCGAAGTGCGGTCCGCAGTCCGTGAGGCAATGTCGACGCGTCCACACCGGGACGCGCGACCACGTAAGTGTGCAGTCGTGCGCCCTGGTCCGTCCGGTGAACGACTGTCGCGCTCGTGCTCACCATTCCGACTTCGAGTACCGCTCGGTCGACCTCGGACGGCTCCACGCGCACGCCCCGGACCTTCACCTGGTCGTCGTCTCGGCCCAGGAACCACAGCTCATCGGAGGCGCCGCGCCGCACCCGATCGCCGGTCCGGTACATGCGCCGTCCGCTGCCATCCGGGCACGCGACGAATCGGATGGCGGTCGTGATCGGCTGATGGAGGATCCCGTTCGCGAGACTGGGACCGGCCACGTACAGGTCACCGTCGCCACCCGGCGGCACCCGGCGAAGACGGCGGTCGAGCACCAGTAGATCCACGCCGCGCATCGGACGCCCCAAGGGCACCGTGGGTTCGCCGGAATCAGCGGCGATGGCGTCGGTGAGGGCCACACTGCAGGTGGTCTCCGTCGGACCGTACGCGCAGCGCACCGAACGACTCCTCGCCCAGCGTCGAATCAACGGCGCCGGGCACACATCGCCGCCGACGATGAGATGAGTGACTGTCGAGGCCTCGTCTTCGGGAATGGTCGCCAGGGCCGCCGGGGTGACCAGCAGATGGCTGACCGAGTGCTCGGTCAGGAACTCGGCTAGCTCCCTTCCACCCCGGACATCGGTCGGAACCACAGCGAGGGCAGCACCCACGTGCGCCGCGGCGAGCATCTCCACGATCGCGGTATCGAACCCGGGCGACGCGAAATGCGCGACCACGCTGCGGCGGTCGAGCGCGTAGTGCTCATCTACCTCGGCGATCAGGTCGGCGATGCCGCTGTGCGACACCACGACTCCCTTCGGCTTCCCCGTCGTTCCCGATGTGTACAGGAGATAGGCCGGAGCATTGGCCGCCACGCAGGCGATGGTGAGCCGCGCACCGTCGACGGGTTCGATCGTCCGCAGGTCGATAGCACCGGGCCACGTGTGCGGACCATCGGTCAGCACAGCCGCAGGGGCGCAGTCGGCGAGGATCATCGCCTTCCGCCGCTCCGGCAGTGTCGGGTCGATCGGCACCACGCACATCCCCGCCGCCGAGACAGCCCACGCGGCAGCGACGCTGTGGGCCGACCGTTCGACGACGACAGCGACCGTGGAACCGCCGTTCGCGCGTGTACGCAGCGCCTCGGCGATCCCTGCGGCCCGATCGGCGATCTCGCGATACGAGAGGACCCCGGTGGCTGTGATCACGGCGGGCTCGTCACTGCTGCGATGCCGGAGGTACTCGGCGGCGAGGGTCGAACGCTCCCCGGTGGAGGGATTCCGGATCGGTGAGGCGATCGCACCGGGGGAGAGGTCGGTCATCGTCGCCGACTCCGCGGAAGTGGCGAGAGCATCGACGCACTCGTTGATGCCGGCGAGGAACCACTCTGCGGACTCCACGGAGTGGCACTGCGGGTTGGCTTCCACCTCGACCCGGAGGTCACCGATGTGCCCGGGATAGATGTTGACGTTCACGTCGCTGACCGGGCCGGTCGACAGAACGCGGAAACTCGCCTGTGTGTCGGCGCCGAGTGAGATGGACGGCGGTGTCGGCGCGATGTTGACCACTGGGCCCAGCCTCGTGAGGAACCCGTGTTCAGCGAAGCCGGCACGCTTGCCCGCACTGCCGGTCAGCATCTCCTCATACCGGAACTGCTGATGCCTCAGCGCTCCGGACAACAGTGCGGCCACCGCGCGCAGATGATCGTCGACGGTGCTGTCCATCGCCCGCGGAACCACGATCGGCAGAAGATTCGACATCGTGCCGGCCGCAGCACGCAACGCCGCCGTGGTACGCGCCGAGGTGACCAATGTCAGGGGGATGACCGGTCGGTCCCGGATTCTGGCGAGATGCATCGCTGTCGCAGCCACCAGAACCGCGACCGGGGGGACACCCGATCGGGCAGCGACCGTCTGCACGCTGCCCAGTGTCGCCGCCTTCAGGTCCGTCGTCGCCACATGCCGATCCAATGAGGGGGCCGCGGCGCGGTCGGTGAGGTGCAATGGCTCGTCGAACTCGGCGAGCGCCTCGGCCCAATGGGCCCGGTCGCGCTCCTGTCGGGGCGACCCCGCATACCGTTCCTCGTGATCGAGGATCGACTGCACCGACGAGGGCGCGGGGGGAGGAGCCCCGGCGTCGGCGCCGACTGTCACGCAATACCTATGTGCCACATGTCGAATCAGCAGTCCAGCGGCGAAGCCGTCCAGCAGGATGTGATGCGCACGGGCGTAGAAGATCCAGTGATCGGCGGACACCTCGATGAGTGCCGACCGGACCAACGGTCCGTCCAATGGCATCGCAGCGGCAGTCTCCGCCGCCATCCACGATTCCACGGTCGCCACCGGTTTTGCGCTATCGGTCAGGGAGATGATCTCGACGATGTCGGGTTGCGCCGAGTCGTCGATCCGCAGCTGTGGTGCTCCATCCACCACGATCACGCGCGTTGTGGACACTTCCAGGTCGGCGGCGACCTCGTTTGCGACATCCACAATGGCACGCGGGTCCACGCGGCCACGGATCTCCAGGCACTGAGCGATGGAGATGGGGATATCGTCCCCGAGTACCGCCTGTGCGTACCAGAGAGCGCGCTGAGCTCGGTTCAGCCGCATGCTCACTCGGCTCCCGCCCTCACAGCCCGAATCGCGACGAGTCGTTCCGTGCGCTGTCCTGCTTCGATCAACCCCTGGTCTTCGAGCCAGCGCGCTCGACCTGTCATGACCGGCCCGAACTCGAGCGATTCCTCGTCGGAGATCGCCGTGTCGAACCCGAGAGCGCGCAGATCCGCCAGTGTCCGCTCGGTCCCGGTCACGGTGGAGTGGACGATGATCACCACTCCACCCGGCCGCACGAGCTGCGGTAGTCGAGAGATGACCGCGTCGACGACCTTCCTGCCGTCGGGCCCGGCATTCCAGGCGTGCCCGTCTGTCGCGCTGTCCGGAGCCGGAACGTAAGGCGGATTGGTGATGACCAGATCGGCGGGCGCGAGCGCGGGCAGCACGCCTACGTCTGCGTCCACGACGTCGATCGAGACGCCGTTGGCCGACGCATTCGCCTTCACCGTTTCGATGGCGCCGCGTGCGTCGTCGACGGCCGTGACCCGCGCACCTGCGCGGGCGGCGTACACCGAAGCGATACCGCTGCCGGCGCACAACTCGATCACCCGGGGATGCTCGATGGGGGACGCCAGCACCTCGGCGACAGTGCGTCGGCACAGCATCGCCGAATCGACGGCCGGCGCGTAGACGCCGGCTTTGACGGCGATCCTGGGCCGTTCGATCGGCACCTGGGCGAGGATCTGATCGGTGGACGCGGTCGCAGCTGAAGCGCCTTTCGCCAGCATCACGCGTCCACGGGTATCAGCGATGACCGGCCGTCCTCCCATGAGTCCCAGATGTGGCGCGTCGCGAGTCCCTCCACCGCGCTGCAGATGAGGGCACCGCGCAAGAGACCGATCCGTGCCTCCGGAGTTGTGCCGAGCGTGCCTGCGACCTCGCGAACGATGAGCTGTTCGTGGA
Coding sequences within:
- a CDS encoding HemK2/MTQ2 family protein methyltransferase, producing MLAKGASAATASTDQILAQVPIERPRIAVKAGVYAPAVDSAMLCRRTVAEVLASPIEHPRVIELCAGSGIASVYAARAGARVTAVDDARGAIETVKANASANGVSIDVVDADVGVLPALAPADLVITNPPYVPAPDSATDGHAWNAGPDGRKVVDAVISRLPQLVRPGGVVIIVHSTVTGTERTLADLRALGFDTAISDEESLEFGPVMTGRARWLEDQGLIEAGQRTERLVAIRAVRAGAE
- a CDS encoding ferredoxin reductase, with the protein product MDLLKWSKRPAAGVEAKTPTANIVRGLLARATTPLLPDDYLHLINPLWSARELRGEILDVKRETEDSATVTIRTGWGFPSSYQAGQYVGIGLQVEGRWHWRSYSLTSIGDAVDDVITITVKANPDGFLSTHLVDGVARGTVIRLAAPKGDFHLPEPLPDKILFVTAGSGITPVMAMLRSIKAQSAAVDIVHIHSAPSKDDVIFRDELESLSADMASYDLRLQMTREQGKFDTAELEDRVPDWRDRICWACGPVALLDSVENHYSAADMRDRLHIERFAIARTDVGGEGGTVTFTKSGKSAEIDSATTILEAGEELGVQMPFGCRMGICQTCVVPLAGGYVRDLRSGDEHREGERIQTCVSSVSGECTIDL
- a CDS encoding non-ribosomal peptide synthetase, encoding MRLNRAQRALWYAQAVLGDDIPISIAQCLEIRGRVDPRAIVDVANEVAADLEVSTTRVIVVDGAPQLRIDDSAQPDIVEIISLTDSAKPVATVESWMAAETAAAMPLDGPLVRSALIEVSADHWIFYARAHHILLDGFAAGLLIRHVAHRYCVTVGADAGAPPPAPSSVQSILDHEERYAGSPRQERDRAHWAEALAEFDEPLHLTDRAAAPSLDRHVATTDLKAATLGSVQTVAARSGVPPVAVLVAATAMHLARIRDRPVIPLTLVTSARTTAALRAAAGTMSNLLPIVVPRAMDSTVDDHLRAVAALLSGALRHQQFRYEEMLTGSAGKRAGFAEHGFLTRLGPVVNIAPTPPSISLGADTQASFRVLSTGPVSDVNVNIYPGHIGDLRVEVEANPQCHSVESAEWFLAGINECVDALATSAESATMTDLSPGAIASPIRNPSTGERSTLAAEYLRHRSSDEPAVITATGVLSYREIADRAAGIAEALRTRANGGSTVAVVVERSAHSVAAAWAVSAAGMCVVPIDPTLPERRKAMILADCAPAAVLTDGPHTWPGAIDLRTIEPVDGARLTIACVAANAPAYLLYTSGTTGKPKGVVVSHSGIADLIAEVDEHYALDRRSVVAHFASPGFDTAIVEMLAAAHVGAALAVVPTDVRGGRELAEFLTEHSVSHLLVTPAALATIPEDEASTVTHLIVGGDVCPAPLIRRWARSRSVRCAYGPTETTCSVALTDAIAADSGEPTVPLGRPMRGVDLLVLDRRLRRVPPGGDGDLYVAGPSLANGILHQPITTAIRFVACPDGSGRRMYRTGDRVRRGASDELWFLGRDDDQVKVRGVRVEPSEVDRAVLEVGMVSTSATVVHRTDQGARLHTYVVARPGVDASTLPHGLRTALRGMVGPASVPSGVTVLDELPLTVNRKVDRGRLPAPAVIERTGQPGPEDDDQARTVAAFESALGISPIGIDDDFFDLAGDSLTATAVAAETGRAFGAQIGVRDVFTAATPRALALLATHRGQMQPSAPVTTESGCAQRVPIAPAQRNVFSRRAGVDHLVALRITVPMALDRATLEAGIGALISRQAMLRSITTDDGFFSIDPDADPSRWSVDAIDIATPDWARRFAHRPIRVAERYPFRIGVAPGDGGATHIVLCFHHLAVDGASLRLLLSELLHLDAPPPALGYVDYAEFARARAEERRTADIAYFTRTVDTDRCLALVPVDDRPQDWRPAAARSRIDLPTDVWSEVQSAAHFHRVPTLTVLRSTLAEVLAARTGDEVIHIGALTSGRDDARWSDVVGMFVNTVCVACKIGATRSETIEAVHESENDAFAHSATAFTDVVDGLGPHDSDRHPLFQVMLTVDEPYSSVAASMGWTITPLPVDLAHCDLHVSVVPPLDGSAGSIEILYPAAMFESSIIQGILDEMRRGLIESSVRS
- the bluB gene encoding 5,6-dimethylbenzimidazole synthase, translating into MHRKAFETDFIAEFDELLRWRRDVRRFRTEPIEPGLLDEMLDSAELAPSVGNSQPWRWVEVRSTAPREKVAASFERCNAEALKGYRGDRARRYATLKLSGLRDAPIHLAVLCSPDSEQGHGLGRRTMPQTMEYSVATAVSTLWLAARARGVGVGWVSILDPDDVTAALAVPHDWALVAYLCIGYPEADDDVPALQRSGWQTRTDSRERRSVV
- a CDS encoding glycine betaine ABC transporter substrate-binding protein: MVGSAAACGLQSGGAVPLPVEPGSITEQPELQDVKLTVGSKDFTEQVILGYILEFALSAAGADVRDLTNIQGSNSARDAMLAGQVDLAIEYTGTGWINYLGNEKPIPGAQEQFDAVRDEDLKQNDVVWMNVAPLDNTYALAVNQRNQQKTGVHTLSQYADLVKRDPGAASTCLETEFRSRQDGFPGMAAAYGFNPGAAHTQILQTGIIYQATANGNCAFGEVFTTDGRIKALDLALLEDDKSFFPNYNAALTMRKETADAYPILRQVTAPVMSALTSEEISELNRQVDVEGIEPAEVARDWMVAKGFVTI
- a CDS encoding nuclear transport factor 2 family protein, with product MSLHDDLRDIEELKYRYLRAVDTKDWDGLERTLTEDVRTDYGTKVKGTPLVFTDRASVLAYFRKAMSGTMITEHRVDHPIIRIDGDTATGTWYLQDRVIVPDYDVMIIGAAFYRDTYRRAGDGDWRISSTGYDRTYEMTGSLSAGQWQLTAGSALAP
- a CDS encoding fatty acid desaturase family protein, which translates into the protein MAITDIDQYAHLTEADVEALGAEFDKIRRDIEESRGEEDARYIRRAIALQRGLAASGRVALMFSNRKSAWVIGTAALGAAKIIENMELGHNVMHGQWDWMNDPEIHSSSWEWDSTCPSVQWKHSHNFVHHKYTNIVGLDDDVGYGILRVTRDQPWEWWNIGNTFYNLMLGTFFEFGVALHHVETEKLRNKQKTLRQAWKDLRIIGRKVGKQATKDYLVYPVLSGPNWKTTITANVTANIIRNYWTYMVIFCGHFPDGAEKFTVEEYETEDQARWYLRQMLGSANINAGPVMRFATGNLSHQIEHHLYPDLPSNRYEEIGVRVRALCEKYDLPYTTGSIFVQYGQSFRTIAKLALPNAFLKATADDAPETASELRFAVREGVQQQFGVDPATGRRRGLRTALRELKEMPVQAAG
- a CDS encoding SDR family oxidoreductase translates to MLDKFQLDGKAAIVTGAGRGLGAAIAIGLAQAGADVVISARTTADLENVAAGIEAAGRRAVQVPLDLSKDDPAGLVGTAMQELGRVDIVVNNVGGAMPKPFLDTSVADLESAFSFNVGTTHALTVAAVPEILKNADGGSIINVSSAIGRLAGRGFLAYGTSKAAVAHYTRLAAADLSPRIRVNAIAPGAVLTSALSYVAADDEMRGAIEGQTPLRRLGDPDEVAGTAVFLASPAGAYLTGKVIEVDGGIGAPNFELPLPDL